One Leucobacter muris DNA segment encodes these proteins:
- a CDS encoding ABC transporter permease, translated as MSDTRLDTTATGVPGTSRVTKANLAARIAPLIGMPLGIVLLLVVGALLSDRFFTLGNLVNVLINISILGVIVVGMALVFITRGLADLSVPATVAVGAILTLGLQPAIGTVPAAIVAILAALAAGCVNGLLIGYARINPVITTLAVSTIVLGIAQWSVGGVIVYGTDKAAQTFLNGRVLGIPIIVIVFLVVAVAGHLMLSRTTLGRWIYAAGSNPDATRASAVPLARTRASAFVLTAGLSGLAGVLLGVTLQTARPGIGIGYEFDAITAVVVGGISLLGGSGSIPRALGGLLFVALLNNILVLQGVPTPVQGIAKGLLIVGAVSLDIYLRRKGGRS; from the coding sequence ATGAGCGACACCAGACTCGACACCACCGCGACGGGGGTGCCCGGCACGAGCAGAGTGACGAAGGCGAACCTCGCCGCGCGGATCGCGCCCCTCATCGGGATGCCGCTCGGCATCGTGCTGCTCCTCGTGGTGGGGGCGCTCCTCTCGGACCGCTTCTTCACGCTCGGCAACCTCGTGAACGTGCTGATCAACATCTCGATCCTCGGCGTCATCGTCGTCGGCATGGCGCTCGTGTTCATCACGCGCGGTCTCGCCGACCTCTCGGTGCCGGCGACGGTCGCGGTCGGGGCGATCCTGACCCTCGGTCTTCAGCCGGCGATCGGCACCGTGCCCGCGGCGATCGTCGCGATCCTCGCCGCGCTCGCGGCGGGCTGCGTCAACGGCCTGCTCATCGGCTACGCCCGGATCAACCCGGTCATCACGACGCTCGCGGTGAGCACCATCGTGCTCGGCATCGCGCAGTGGAGCGTGGGCGGCGTGATCGTCTACGGCACCGACAAGGCGGCCCAGACCTTCCTGAACGGCCGGGTGCTCGGGATCCCGATCATCGTGATCGTCTTCCTCGTCGTCGCGGTGGCGGGCCATCTCATGCTCTCGCGGACGACGCTCGGGCGATGGATCTACGCCGCCGGCAGCAACCCCGACGCGACCAGGGCGAGCGCGGTGCCGCTCGCCCGCACGCGGGCCTCGGCGTTCGTGCTCACCGCGGGGCTCAGCGGGCTCGCCGGCGTGCTGCTCGGCGTGACGCTGCAGACGGCCCGCCCCGGCATCGGCATCGGCTACGAGTTCGACGCGATCACCGCGGTCGTGGTGGGCGGCATCAGTCTGCTCGGCGGATCCGGCAGCATCCCGCGCGCCCTCGGCGGGCTCCTCTTCGTCGCGCTGCTCAACAACATCCTCGTGCTGCAGGGCGTGCCGACCCCCGTGCAGGGCATCGCG
- a CDS encoding ATP-binding cassette domain-containing protein: MRKCTPERRERASRPGSPTCRRIASATASCHPLRSRTTSRSPCWDGCRPGGWISRSREKELAKDQVTALGVSPPVIDRPVDTLSGGNQQKVVIAKWLAARPRVLILDEPTRGVDVGAKADIHEIIGELAAAGTAILLISSELPEVLAVSDRIFVLHEGRVSAELSRAEANETSVMHAATGEAATV, from the coding sequence GTGCGGAAGTGCACGCCAGAACGCCGGGAAAGGGCGTCGCGGCCGGGATCGCCTACGTGCCGGAGGATCGCAAGCGCGACGGCATCGTGCCATCCGCTTCGATCAAGGACAACATCTCGCTCCCCGTGCTGGGACGGCTGTCGACCGGGGGGATGGATCTCGCGCTCGCGCGAGAAGGAGCTGGCGAAGGATCAGGTGACCGCCCTCGGGGTGTCGCCGCCGGTCATCGACCGACCGGTCGACACCCTGAGCGGCGGCAACCAGCAGAAGGTGGTCATCGCGAAGTGGCTCGCGGCACGGCCCCGAGTGCTGATCCTCGACGAGCCCACCCGCGGCGTGGACGTCGGCGCGAAGGCCGACATCCACGAGATCATCGGGGAGCTCGCGGCCGCCGGCACGGCGATCCTGCTGATCTCCTCGGAGCTCCCGGAGGTGCTCGCGGTGAGCGACCGCATCTTCGTGCTCCACGAGGGCAGGGTCTCCGCGGAGCTGAGCCGCGCGGAGGCGAATGAGACGAGCGTCATGCACGCGGCGACAGGAGAGGCGGCGACGGTATGA
- a CDS encoding aldose 1-epimerase family protein: MPAAPLFYGRSPAEARRRTGSPRQLAGIDDLVETQGPARGARRLILTSGAGLTVHVHPDRALDLGAATYRGVPLAWHSPTGFPAPGLTVDSGTEWLRSFGGGLLATCGLDAFGPPSTEAGVDYPMHGRVGGIPATVTRAETTDEEIVVEGEVRQTTVFGENLVLRRRITIPLGTARVVIEDHITNEAAAPAGTMVLYHANIGWPLLDEAAVLTVPSKSVTPRDAAAETGLADWWSISEPVAGYVEQVFKHDFSGCDEAEVAVDNPHLDLRLAIRFDSATLPALHQWKMMGEGHYVLGLEPTNVDWSLGRAAAREAGVLPVLEPGESVDHRVEFVCGPSEIRAASADAGGRSEA, encoded by the coding sequence ATGCCCGCCGCCCCTCTCTTCTACGGTCGGTCGCCGGCCGAGGCGCGCCGCCGCACGGGCTCGCCGCGACAGCTCGCGGGCATCGACGATCTCGTCGAGACCCAGGGTCCCGCGCGAGGCGCGCGCAGGCTGATCCTCACCTCCGGCGCGGGTCTCACCGTGCACGTGCACCCGGACCGGGCGCTCGACCTGGGCGCCGCGACCTATCGCGGCGTGCCCCTCGCCTGGCACTCGCCGACCGGTTTTCCCGCTCCGGGCCTGACCGTCGACTCCGGCACGGAGTGGCTCCGCAGCTTCGGCGGCGGGCTGCTCGCGACCTGCGGCCTCGACGCGTTCGGGCCCCCGAGCACCGAAGCCGGCGTCGATTACCCGATGCACGGCCGCGTCGGCGGCATCCCCGCCACGGTGACGCGCGCGGAGACCACCGATGAGGAGATCGTCGTCGAAGGAGAGGTGCGCCAGACCACCGTGTTCGGCGAGAACCTGGTGCTCCGCAGGCGGATCACGATCCCGCTCGGCACCGCGCGCGTCGTGATCGAGGACCACATCACGAACGAAGCGGCCGCCCCCGCGGGCACCATGGTGCTGTACCACGCCAATATCGGCTGGCCGCTCCTCGACGAGGCCGCGGTGCTCACGGTGCCGTCGAAGTCGGTCACTCCGCGCGACGCCGCGGCCGAGACGGGGCTCGCCGACTGGTGGAGCATCTCGGAACCCGTCGCCGGATACGTCGAGCAGGTGTTCAAGCACGATTTCAGCGGGTGCGACGAAGCCGAGGTCGCGGTCGACAACCCGCATCTCGATCTGCGGCTCGCGATCCGCTTCGACTCCGCGACGTTGCCCGCGCTGCACCAGTGGAAGATGATGGGCGAGGGGCACTACGTGCTGGGCCTCGAACCGACCAACGTCGACTGGAGCCTCGGCCGCGCCGCCGCGCGCGAGGCCGGCGTGCTGCCCGTGCTCGAGCCCGGCGAGAGCGTCGACCACCGGGTCGAGTTCGTGTGCGGCCCCAGTGAGATCCGCGCGGCATCGGCCGACGCGGGCGGAAGGAGCGAGGCATGA
- a CDS encoding cupin domain-containing protein → MAQAGPYEGVTGSEAAIDRAMNEAGGILRLAPTWVPRAFCTPGRRIRLHPDDYFPLGKERGGIDERWLASAVRAENGPLTDPFEGLSLVLDPTGGVIPLDEFVAHTKGDAIGGLWESHGLWPMYSKFFDNEFPLPFHIHHRDEHAALVGKPGKPEAYYFPPQMNNHGGRFPYTFFGLHPEVTRDELRDKFAAFLTGGDNRITDLSKAYRITPGTGWDVPAGILHAPASMCTYEPQAACDVFAMTESWSNNREVPDELLWKDVPADRVGDLDFIVELVDWERNVDPEFWSNRFTPPIETIESRAGSPEYVERWITYRSSAFSAKELTVAPGGSVTIADRDAHGLIAVAGHGRLDDLPIAAIASIRYGQLSSDEFFITAAAAKNGVEVTNTSATDDLVLLKHFGPGNQQLAAERGELGL, encoded by the coding sequence ATGGCACAGGCCGGCCCCTACGAGGGCGTCACCGGATCCGAGGCCGCGATCGATCGGGCGATGAACGAGGCGGGCGGCATCCTCCGCCTCGCCCCGACCTGGGTGCCGCGCGCGTTCTGCACTCCCGGCCGCCGCATCCGCCTCCACCCCGACGACTACTTCCCCCTCGGCAAGGAGCGCGGCGGCATCGACGAACGCTGGCTCGCGAGCGCCGTGCGCGCCGAGAACGGCCCGCTCACCGACCCGTTCGAGGGCCTCAGCCTCGTGCTCGACCCGACCGGAGGCGTGATCCCGCTCGACGAGTTCGTCGCCCACACGAAGGGCGACGCCATCGGCGGCCTCTGGGAGAGCCACGGCCTGTGGCCCATGTACTCGAAGTTCTTCGACAACGAGTTCCCCCTGCCCTTCCACATCCACCACCGCGACGAGCACGCAGCCCTCGTCGGCAAGCCGGGCAAGCCCGAGGCCTACTACTTTCCGCCGCAGATGAACAACCACGGCGGCCGGTTCCCCTACACGTTCTTCGGCCTGCACCCCGAGGTCACCCGCGACGAGCTGCGCGACAAGTTCGCCGCGTTCCTCACGGGCGGCGACAACCGCATCACCGATCTCTCCAAGGCCTACCGGATCACACCGGGCACCGGCTGGGACGTGCCGGCCGGCATCCTGCACGCCCCGGCGAGCATGTGCACCTACGAACCGCAGGCCGCCTGCGACGTCTTCGCGATGACGGAGTCCTGGTCGAACAACCGCGAGGTGCCGGACGAGCTGCTCTGGAAGGACGTGCCGGCCGACCGCGTGGGCGACCTCGACTTCATCGTCGAACTCGTCGACTGGGAGCGCAACGTCGACCCCGAGTTCTGGAGCAACCGCTTCACGCCCCCGATCGAGACGATCGAGAGCCGCGCGGGATCGCCCGAGTACGTCGAGCGCTGGATCACCTACCGCTCGTCCGCGTTCAGCGCGAAGGAGCTCACGGTGGCTCCGGGCGGCAGCGTGACGATCGCCGATCGCGACGCGCACGGGCTCATCGCCGTCGCCGGTCACGGTCGTCTCGACGACCTGCCGATCGCTGCGATCGCGAGCATCCGCTACGGCCAGCTCTCGAGCGATGAGTTCTTCATCACCGCGGCCGCGGCGAAGAACGGGGTCGAGGTCACCAACACCTCCGCGACCGACGATCTCGTGCTGCTCAAGCACTTCGGGCCGGGCAACCAGCAGCTGGCGGCCGAGCGCGGAGAGCTCGGACTCTGA
- a CDS encoding DeoR/GlpR family DNA-binding transcription regulator: protein MAVNSSVDGERRRKELVELVEAAGEISIEEARARFEVSAMTIRRDLEVLELEGRLRRVRGGAVPAPAARSHDDRLATRSAAKRAIARKALALVPVRGAIALDASTTVHALAETLGERDGLVALTNSIQTFEALTRAGGIEAQLTGGRHESVTGSLVGPLANAGARALHTRVFFSSAAALHPGTGTSEASLAEAEVKQQFAQVADRTVLCIDASKLGERSTGHALELADVSTLVTELDPADPRLDPYRDRVELV from the coding sequence ATGGCGGTGAACAGCAGCGTCGACGGCGAGCGCCGACGGAAAGAACTGGTCGAACTCGTCGAGGCGGCCGGCGAGATCTCGATCGAGGAGGCCCGCGCCCGCTTCGAGGTGTCGGCCATGACGATCCGCCGCGATCTCGAGGTGCTCGAACTCGAAGGGCGGCTCCGCCGGGTGCGGGGCGGCGCGGTGCCGGCGCCCGCCGCCCGCAGCCACGACGATCGGCTCGCGACCCGCAGCGCGGCGAAGCGCGCGATCGCGCGGAAGGCGCTGGCGCTCGTGCCCGTGCGCGGTGCGATCGCGCTCGACGCCTCCACCACCGTGCACGCGCTCGCGGAGACGCTCGGCGAGCGCGACGGGCTCGTCGCCCTCACCAACTCGATCCAGACGTTCGAGGCCCTCACTCGCGCGGGCGGCATCGAGGCGCAGCTGACGGGCGGCCGTCACGAATCGGTCACCGGCAGCCTCGTCGGACCGCTCGCGAACGCGGGGGCGAGGGCCCTGCACACCCGCGTCTTCTTCAGTTCCGCGGCCGCGCTGCACCCCGGCACCGGCACGTCGGAGGCATCGCTCGCCGAGGCCGAGGTCAAGCAGCAGTTCGCGCAGGTCGCCGACCGCACGGTGCTCTGCATCGATGCCTCGAAGCTCGGCGAGCGCTCGACCGGACACGCCCTCGAGCTCGCCGACGTCTCGACGCTGGTGACCGAGCTCGACCCGGCCGACCCTCGCCTCGACCCCTACCGGGACCGCGTCGAGCTGGTGTGA
- a CDS encoding bifunctional aldolase/short-chain dehydrogenase, with the protein MTRPVTVDDLIARSNRLGADRKNTNFAGGNTSAKGAATDPVTGDEIQLMWVKGSGGDLGTLTPAGLSALRVDRLRALTEVYPGVDREDEMVAALDYCLHGKGGAAPSIDTAMHGLVDAAHVDHLHPDSGIAIATAAEGEELTAKIFGDRVVWVPWRRPGFQLGLDIAAIKAAHPQAVGCILGGHGITAWGDTSEECERNSLWIIDTAADYISEHGAPEPFGAVVTGYEPLPESERRARAAALAPAIRRIASHDSTMVGHFDDSEPVLDFLSREKLFPLSELGTSCPDHFLRTKVKPLVLDLPATATLEQQLERLPQLHEDYRAAYRAYYDAHADETSPAMRGADPLIVLVPGVGMFSYGKDKQTARVAGEFYLNAINVMRGAEALSRYAPIGDAEKFRIEYWALEEAKLRRLPAPKSHQGRIALVTGAASGIGKAIATRLAAQGACVIVADLDAEKARAAASELGSTDVAVGVAADVSDAAAVSAAIDEAVLAFGGLDLVVNNAGLSLSKPLLETTERDWDLQHDVMAKGSFLVSQAGARAMIAQGMGGDIVYISSKNSVFAGPNNIAYSATKADQAHQVRLLAVELGEHGIRVNGINPDGVVRGSGIFASGWGANRAATYGVKEEDLGQFYANRTILKREVLPEHVADAVYVLTCDELSRTTGLHVPVDSGVAAAFLR; encoded by the coding sequence ATGACCCGCCCCGTCACCGTCGACGACCTCATCGCACGCTCGAACCGGCTGGGAGCCGACAGGAAGAACACCAACTTCGCAGGCGGCAACACGTCGGCGAAGGGCGCAGCCACCGACCCGGTGACGGGCGACGAGATCCAGCTGATGTGGGTCAAGGGATCCGGGGGCGACCTCGGCACGCTCACCCCCGCAGGCCTCTCCGCACTGCGCGTCGACCGGCTGCGCGCGCTCACCGAGGTCTACCCCGGCGTCGACCGCGAAGACGAGATGGTCGCGGCCCTCGACTACTGCCTGCACGGCAAGGGGGGCGCGGCCCCCTCCATCGACACCGCGATGCACGGCCTCGTCGATGCGGCGCACGTCGACCACCTGCACCCCGACTCGGGCATCGCGATCGCCACCGCAGCCGAGGGCGAGGAGCTCACCGCGAAGATCTTCGGCGATCGCGTCGTCTGGGTGCCCTGGCGCCGCCCCGGATTCCAGCTCGGCCTCGACATCGCGGCCATCAAGGCGGCGCACCCGCAGGCCGTCGGCTGCATCCTCGGCGGCCACGGCATCACGGCGTGGGGCGACACCAGCGAGGAGTGCGAGCGCAACTCGCTGTGGATCATCGACACCGCAGCCGACTACATCTCCGAGCACGGCGCCCCCGAGCCCTTCGGCGCCGTCGTAACCGGCTACGAGCCGCTGCCGGAGTCCGAACGACGCGCCCGCGCCGCCGCGCTCGCGCCCGCCATCCGCCGCATCGCGTCGCACGACAGCACGATGGTCGGCCACTTCGACGACAGCGAGCCGGTGCTCGACTTCCTCTCCCGCGAGAAGCTCTTCCCGCTCTCCGAGCTGGGCACGAGCTGCCCCGACCACTTCCTCCGCACCAAGGTCAAGCCGCTCGTGCTCGACCTCCCCGCCACCGCGACCCTCGAGCAGCAGCTCGAGCGCCTCCCGCAACTGCACGAGGACTACCGCGCCGCCTACCGCGCCTACTACGACGCGCACGCCGACGAGACGAGTCCCGCCATGCGCGGCGCCGACCCGCTCATCGTGCTCGTGCCCGGCGTCGGCATGTTCTCCTACGGCAAGGACAAGCAGACCGCCCGAGTCGCCGGCGAGTTCTACCTCAACGCCATCAACGTCATGCGCGGCGCCGAAGCGCTGTCGCGCTACGCGCCCATCGGCGACGCCGAGAAGTTCCGCATCGAGTACTGGGCCCTCGAGGAGGCGAAGCTGCGGCGCCTGCCCGCGCCGAAGTCCCACCAGGGACGCATCGCCCTCGTCACCGGCGCCGCCTCCGGCATCGGCAAGGCGATCGCCACGCGCCTCGCAGCGCAGGGCGCCTGCGTGATCGTCGCCGACCTCGACGCCGAGAAGGCCCGAGCGGCGGCCTCGGAGCTCGGCAGCACCGACGTGGCGGTCGGAGTGGCGGCCGACGTCTCCGACGCCGCCGCGGTGAGCGCCGCGATCGACGAAGCCGTGCTCGCCTTCGGCGGCCTGGACCTCGTCGTCAACAACGCGGGCCTCTCGCTCTCGAAGCCGCTGCTCGAGACGACCGAGCGCGACTGGGACCTGCAGCACGACGTCATGGCGAAGGGCTCCTTCCTCGTCTCGCAGGCCGGCGCCCGAGCCATGATCGCGCAGGGCATGGGTGGCGACATCGTCTACATCTCGTCGAAGAACAGCGTCTTCGCCGGCCCGAACAACATCGCCTACTCCGCCACGAAGGCCGATCAGGCCCACCAGGTGCGGCTGCTCGCGGTCGAGCTCGGAGAGCACGGGATCCGCGTGAACGGCATCAACCCCGACGGCGTGGTGCGCGGATCCGGCATCTTCGCCTCCGGCTGGGGCGCCAATCGCGCCGCGACCTACGGTGTGAAAGAGGAGGACCTGGGCCAGTTCTACGCCAACCGCACGATCCTCAAGCGGGAGGTGCTGCCGGAGCACGTCGCCGACGCGGTGTACGTGCTCACCTGCGACGAGCTCAGCCGCACCACCGGCCTCCACGTACCCGTCGACTCCGGCGTCGCCGCCGCCTTCCTGCGATGA
- a CDS encoding rhamnulokinase yields MSTAPFAAAHGGTGADGAVAAVDLGASSGRVILGRVEDGALRTQHIARFANDPVRTRDGLHWNLLELYRQALAGLALAERGAPGEIISAGVDSWAVDYGLLRDGRLLGVPYHYRDARCEAGVARVHEIVAPEALYAANGLQHLSFNTVFQLAAEGPLLELADRMLMIPDLLGYWLTGVASAELSNASTTGLLDPRTRTWDTALAERLGLSPRILPPLVEAGTRLGPLVPEVAEIVGRAFDVTAVASHDTASAVAAIPSSRPDFAYISCGTWGLVGLELDAPVLSEEARLANFTNEGGIDGTTRFLHNVMGLWLLSESLRHWYPGSSDAQRSSRLQELLAEASRLGGPVPLFDVNDLSFMPPGDIPGRIDAWCARHGERAPGTPAETVRSIVESLAAAFADAVRTAAELAGRDVSIIHIVGGGSLNALLCQALADRSGLPVLAGPVEATAMGNLLVQAQAAGQVDPGLDALRAVAARSASLTTYTPGARSR; encoded by the coding sequence ATGAGCACCGCACCCTTCGCAGCGGCGCACGGGGGCACGGGGGCCGACGGCGCCGTCGCCGCCGTCGACCTCGGCGCGAGCAGCGGCAGGGTGATCCTCGGGCGGGTCGAGGACGGCGCGCTGCGCACCCAGCACATCGCCCGCTTCGCCAACGACCCGGTGCGCACCCGCGACGGCCTGCACTGGAATCTGCTCGAGCTCTACCGCCAGGCGCTCGCGGGGCTCGCCCTCGCCGAGCGCGGCGCGCCAGGAGAGATCATCTCGGCCGGCGTCGACTCCTGGGCCGTCGATTACGGCCTGCTGCGCGACGGCCGGCTGCTCGGCGTGCCGTACCACTACCGGGACGCCCGCTGCGAGGCCGGCGTGGCGCGGGTGCACGAGATCGTCGCGCCCGAGGCGCTCTACGCCGCCAACGGCCTGCAGCACCTGAGCTTCAACACGGTCTTCCAGCTCGCCGCCGAGGGCCCGCTGCTCGAACTCGCCGACCGCATGCTGATGATCCCGGACCTCCTGGGCTATTGGCTCACCGGGGTGGCCTCGGCCGAGCTCAGCAACGCGTCGACCACCGGCCTGCTCGACCCCCGCACCCGCACCTGGGACACGGCGCTCGCCGAGCGCCTCGGCCTCTCCCCGCGGATCCTGCCGCCGCTCGTCGAGGCCGGCACCCGACTGGGGCCGCTGGTGCCCGAGGTCGCGGAGATCGTGGGACGGGCCTTCGACGTCACCGCGGTCGCCTCGCACGACACCGCGTCGGCTGTGGCCGCGATCCCGAGCTCGCGCCCCGACTTCGCGTACATCTCGTGCGGCACCTGGGGCCTCGTCGGGCTCGAGCTCGACGCCCCCGTGCTCAGCGAGGAGGCCCGCCTCGCGAACTTCACCAACGAGGGCGGGATCGACGGCACCACGCGGTTCCTGCACAACGTGATGGGCCTGTGGCTGCTGTCGGAGTCGCTGCGGCACTGGTACCCGGGATCCTCGGACGCTCAGCGTTCGAGCCGCCTGCAGGAGCTGCTCGCCGAGGCGTCGCGGCTCGGCGGGCCGGTGCCGCTGTTCGACGTCAACGACCTCTCGTTCATGCCCCCGGGCGACATCCCCGGGCGCATCGACGCCTGGTGCGCCCGGCACGGCGAACGCGCTCCCGGCACTCCCGCCGAGACCGTGCGCTCGATCGTCGAGAGCCTCGCGGCCGCCTTCGCCGACGCCGTGCGCACGGCCGCCGAGCTGGCGGGCCGCGACGTCTCGATCATCCACATCGTCGGAGGCGGATCGCTGAACGCGCTGCTGTGCCAGGCCCTCGCCGACCGCTCGGGCCTGCCGGTGCTCGCGGGCCCCGTCGAGGCGACCGCGATGGGCAACCTGCTGGTGCAGGCGCAGGCCGCCGGCCAGGTCGATCCCGGCCTCGACGCGCTCCGCGCCGTCGCGGCCCGGTCCGCTTCCCTCACGACCTACACCCCCGGCGCACGGTCCCGGTAG
- a CDS encoding alpha-hydroxy acid oxidase, which yields MAKRQLPNPVELLELMQFKKPDFNGKRRRLESALTIADLQRIAKRRTPKAAFDYTDGAAEGELSLARARQAFEDIEFHPDILKPAEHVDASIEILGGRSSLPFGIAPTGFTRLMQTEGEIAGAGAAGAAGIPFTLSTLGTTSIENVRAANPNGRNWFQLYVMREREISYGLVERAAAAGFDTLMFTVDTPIAGARLRDKRNGFSIPPQLSLSTIANAIPRPWWWFDFLTTPKLEFASLSTTGGTVGDLLNAAMDPTISYDDLAVIRQMWPGRIVIKGVQNVPDAVKLVDLGVDGIVLSNHGGRQLDRAPVPFHLLPRVVREVGDDATVMIDTGIMNGADIVASVALGAKFTLVGRAYLYGLMAGGRAGVDRMIAILRSEIERTMALLGVSTLDELEPRHVTQLSRLTPISRVANEAERA from the coding sequence ATGGCCAAGCGCCAACTCCCCAACCCGGTCGAGCTGCTCGAACTCATGCAGTTCAAGAAGCCCGACTTCAACGGCAAACGGCGGCGACTCGAATCGGCCCTCACCATCGCCGACCTGCAGCGCATCGCGAAGCGCCGCACCCCGAAGGCCGCCTTCGACTACACCGACGGGGCGGCCGAGGGCGAGCTGTCGCTCGCGCGAGCGCGCCAGGCGTTCGAGGACATCGAGTTCCACCCCGACATCCTCAAGCCCGCCGAGCACGTCGACGCGTCGATCGAGATCCTGGGCGGCCGCTCCTCGCTGCCGTTCGGCATCGCGCCGACCGGCTTCACCCGCCTCATGCAGACGGAGGGCGAGATCGCCGGCGCGGGAGCCGCGGGGGCGGCGGGGATCCCCTTCACCCTCTCGACGCTCGGCACCACCTCGATCGAGAACGTCCGCGCGGCGAACCCGAACGGCCGCAACTGGTTCCAGCTCTACGTGATGCGCGAGCGCGAGATCTCGTACGGCCTGGTCGAGCGCGCCGCGGCAGCGGGCTTCGACACCCTGATGTTCACGGTCGACACCCCGATCGCGGGCGCCCGTCTGCGCGACAAGCGCAACGGCTTCTCGATCCCGCCGCAGCTGTCGCTGAGCACGATCGCGAACGCCATCCCGCGGCCGTGGTGGTGGTTCGACTTCCTCACCACGCCCAAGCTCGAGTTTGCGTCGCTCTCGACCACGGGCGGCACGGTGGGCGACCTGCTCAACGCCGCCATGGATCCCACGATCTCCTACGACGATCTCGCCGTGATCCGGCAGATGTGGCCGGGCCGGATCGTGATCAAGGGGGTGCAGAACGTGCCCGACGCGGTGAAGCTCGTCGATCTCGGCGTCGACGGCATCGTGCTCTCGAATCACGGCGGCCGACAGCTCGACCGGGCGCCCGTGCCGTTCCACCTGCTGCCCCGCGTGGTGCGCGAGGTCGGCGACGACGCCACCGTGATGATCGACACCGGCATCATGAACGGCGCCGACATCGTCGCCTCGGTCGCGCTCGGCGCGAAGTTCACGCTCGTGGGACGCGCCTACCTGTACGGGCTGATGGCCGGCGGCCGCGCCGGGGTCGATCGCATGATCGCCATCCTGCGCAGCGAGATCGAGCGCACCATGGCCCTGCTCGGGGTCTCGACCCTTGACGAGCTCGAGCCGCGCCACGTCACGCAGCTGAGCCGTCTCACCCCCATCTCCCGGGTCGCGAACGAGGCCGAGCGCGCCTGA
- a CDS encoding YciI family protein, which produces MRFMLLLHRRESELLQRTPEWIEEVVGFLARFDDELLSRSELEWTETLDSDTQAEVVGPGGEHRDGWYNEAGKPLRRIWVVRVPDRARAHELAGQLAGELDTWVEVRECLPGAQRP; this is translated from the coding sequence ATGCGTTTCATGCTTCTGCTGCACCGCCGCGAGTCCGAGCTGCTGCAGCGCACCCCCGAGTGGATCGAAGAGGTCGTCGGGTTTCTCGCCCGCTTCGACGACGAGCTGCTCAGCCGCTCCGAGCTCGAGTGGACCGAGACCCTCGACAGCGACACGCAGGCCGAGGTGGTGGGGCCGGGCGGCGAGCACCGCGACGGCTGGTACAACGAGGCGGGCAAACCGCTGCGGCGCATCTGGGTGGTGCGGGTGCCCGACCGGGCCCGCGCGCACGAGCTCGCCGGGCAGCTCGCCGGCGAGCTCGACACCTGGGTCGAGGTGCGCGAGTGCCTGCCGGGGGCCCAGCGGCCCTGA
- a CDS encoding alpha/beta hydrolase yields MPHASRRRPAARWRRLSTICLALFASAVGAAAVLPGGGTAELTALTHGSIERGGEMRIADIEVEGPAAGRDPGLPNRTGSAAVPVRSYEPEGAAWATLVWAHGGSFMRGTLDWPEADWAARRFAEAGIRVHSVDYALASDTVKAPAPAADVAAVLRWAGAEEGPLVVGGASAGAHLATLAALAQADAAAAGAGRPVDALLLEYPTLHRVQRLDPELDAATAALPAQRRFDAGRIADMYDSYLGDAAGAAAAGAVVAGELPAERLAALPPVVIVNADADDLRASGEQFADQLREAGVAVVETVQPGTVHGYLNRPHEGERARADAQQSIDRFVAELRRILAAG; encoded by the coding sequence GTGCCACACGCGAGTCGCCGACGGCCGGCCGCTCGATGGCGCAGGCTCTCCACAATCTGCCTCGCCCTGTTCGCGAGCGCGGTCGGAGCGGCCGCGGTGCTGCCCGGCGGCGGAACGGCCGAGCTCACCGCGCTGACCCACGGGTCGATCGAGAGGGGCGGGGAGATGCGGATCGCGGACATCGAGGTGGAGGGCCCGGCGGCGGGGCGGGATCCGGGGCTGCCGAACCGCACCGGTTCGGCGGCGGTGCCGGTGCGCAGCTACGAGCCCGAGGGCGCGGCCTGGGCGACGCTCGTCTGGGCGCACGGCGGCTCGTTCATGCGGGGCACGCTCGACTGGCCGGAGGCCGACTGGGCGGCCCGGCGCTTCGCCGAGGCCGGCATCCGCGTGCACTCCGTCGACTACGCCCTCGCGAGCGACACCGTGAAGGCGCCGGCGCCCGCCGCGGACGTCGCCGCCGTGCTGCGCTGGGCCGGCGCCGAGGAGGGCCCCCTCGTCGTGGGAGGCGCGAGCGCCGGCGCGCACCTCGCCACCCTCGCAGCGCTCGCGCAGGCCGATGCCGCCGCCGCGGGCGCCGGCCGCCCGGTCGACGCGCTGCTGCTCGAGTACCCCACGCTGCACCGCGTGCAGCGACTCGACCCCGAGCTCGACGCCGCCACCGCGGCCCTGCCCGCCCAGCGCCGCTTCGACGCCGGCCGCATCGCCGACATGTACGACTCCTACCTGGGCGACGCCGCCGGCGCGGCGGCCGCTGGGGCCGTCGTGGCGGGCGAGCTGCCGGCCGAGCGGCTCGCGGCCCTGCCGCCCGTCGTGATCGTGAACGCCGACGCCGACGACCTGCGCGCCTCGGGCGAGCAGTTCGCCGACCAGCTGCGCGAGGCGGGCGTCGCGGTGGTCGAGACCGTGCAGCCAGGTACCGTGCACGGCTACCTGAACCGCCCCCACGAGGGCGAGCGCGCGCGTGCCGACGCGCAGCAGAGCATCGACCGCTTCGTCGCGGAGCTGCGGCGCATCCTCGCCGCCGGCTGA